The following proteins are encoded in a genomic region of Tigriopus californicus strain San Diego chromosome 6, Tcal_SD_v2.1, whole genome shotgun sequence:
- the LOC131882299 gene encoding tetraspanin-9-like: MDNCCSSIIKYLLFIANFLVFVVGIVVLAFSVIAYLDGGLLNDLFSDLDNNDVVVSVFSTASILLMTISVIVILASFFGCCGAIKESKCLLTIYMVILVVAVGAVIAGAVLGYDQDANIIENGLTESLTKYQPDGESNTETSWDSMQKTYECCGVSNYTNWVDPGNFPVNDFKVPASCCQDRGFENVDDCRRNPGSQEWADKLTGCYGKLETLISNNQEFILWGCIGILVVMILNLAAAFVTCCNV; encoded by the exons ATGGATAACTGTTGCTCCAGTATCATCAAATACCTCCTCTTCATTGCTAACTTCTTAGTATTC GTGGTAGGCATTGtggttttggccttttccGTCATCGCCTACCTCGATGGCGGGCTACTCAATGACCTCTTCAGCGACTTGGATAACAACGATGTCGTGGTCTCGGTGTTCTCCACTGCTTCCATCCTTCTCATGACCATTAGTGTAATCGTGATCCTGGCCAGTTTCTTCGGATGCTGCGGCGCCATCAAG GAAAGCAAATGCCTTCTGACCATTTATATGGTGATtttggtggtggcggtgggaGCAGTTATTGCCGGAGCTGTCCTTGGATACGACCAAGACGCCAACATCATTGAAAATGGTCTGACCGAATCCCTGACCAAATACCAGCCTGATGGTGAAAGCAATACCGAAACATCTTGGGATTCGATGCAGAAAACC TACGAATGCTGCGGAGTGAGTAACTACACGAACTGGGTGGACCCGGGCAACTTTCCTGTTAACGACTTCAAAGTCCCGGCCAGTTGTTGTCAGGATCGAGGCTTTGAAAATGTGGATGATTGTCGGAGGAACCCTGGTAGTCAGGAATGGGCGGACAAGCTGACTGGTTGCTACGGCAAACTTGAGACCCTGATCAGTAACAACCAAGAATTCATCTTGTGGGGATGCATTGGTATTCTCGTTGTCATG attttgaacttgGCGGCTGCCTTTGTCACGTGTTGCAATGTCTAA